The window ACCCGCCTTTTCATAATAACCTCCCATTCAGTATTAATATATTCAAGTTAAAAACAGTTAAAGTTTAGCAACTGTTTTCATTTAAAAATCAAACTAATTTAAAATAACAGACTCATTATAAACTATACAACAATTTCACAGTCAAGGAGTTATAAAAATTAAACAATTTCTATAATTCCTATCATATTAAAAGGCTCAAACTCTTTATAAGAATTTAAGCCTAAAATTTCTTGGATTAAGTGAAATTTCTTGTCAATTTTGACCCTGTATTTCACGGATTTTAATATAGAGAAATCTCAAATATTCATATTCAAAGGGAGTTCCCGTACTATAGTATCTGAAATCAACATTGCTCCTGCTGTCTACCGAGTTTGTTACTAAAAATTCTGTGTCGTTCCTGCTGGCATCTCCCAACCTCAAGGGGTCTGCATAACTCTGAACTACAGTATCCACACCTATACCGCTAGCGTCTCTCAGGGTACTAGGTCCAAGAAGAGGCAGAATCAGGTAAGGTCCCGGCCTTACTCCATAGTAGGTCAAAGTCTGGCCAAAGTCCTCTTTATAACCCTTTAGTCCCGCCTGTGAAGCCAAATCAAAGAAACCCAAAACTCCAAAAGTACTATTGATTGCAAATCTGTTAAAGGTCACGAGAGTTTTCTTCCCCTTTAGCTGAAGTGATGAATTGACAAAGGTCCTAATTTCACTGAGGTTACTAAAAAAATTATGCACCCCCTTCTCTACAAAGTTTGGTGTGACATACCTGTAGGTGTCCACAACAGGAAGAAATATATATTCATCAAATTTTGCATTAAAATAATACATCCTTCTGTTAAAGGGTTCCCAGGGATCATAGGCTTTAAAGTAGTTTCTACTTTCTTCTTCCATCTTCAGAATTCTTTGACTTTCTCTAGAAATTGGCCTCTTCCTTACTGAACTGCACGATACTCCAAATACTATTAAAATGAGAATTATAAAATATTTAATTTTCATCGGTCAGCACCCCTTTTTGAAAGTATCTGACCATGTTTTCCACATTGGTCGTATAGTACATATTTCCACAGTGTCCACCTCTAGGATATATTATACTTTTCCCTTTAAAAGTTTCTTTTAAAAATTTCAGGTTATCAGGAGTCAGTATAAGCTCATCTTCATTAGTCACCATGGCGATTTTTTCACTTTTTATTAGATAATCCTTTATCTCGTGGATATCGGTTTTTGCGATGAGTTCTTCTAGAGTGAGGTCCCCATATATCTCCGCGTAAAAAGGATAGGCTATATTTCTCAAATATTCATTAAAACTTGCAAAATTAATTTTTTCCAGATAAGGTTCTAAAGATTCAAATTTACCTATCTCCCTACCTTTGGGAACGTAGACGCCTCTTTTGTTAAGAACATCTCCTAAATAATTGACATCAATTGCCGTTACTCTGAAGGCTATCCCTATAAGTGCAGCAAGTTCTTTTTGAGAAAGATAAGTATCTTTGAATGAATCATAAATTGTGTCTTCATTTATCTCTACATTATCCCCCTTTATATGCTTCCCTAGCTCTCTATAGATCTTTTCAAGAAACTGGCCTACATTTTTTCTGCCTCCAGGTATGTTGGTGTCTAACATATCGTCTAA is drawn from uncultured Ilyobacter sp. and contains these coding sequences:
- a CDS encoding VacJ family lipoprotein, translating into MKIKYFIILILIVFGVSCSSVRKRPISRESQRILKMEEESRNYFKAYDPWEPFNRRMYYFNAKFDEYIFLPVVDTYRYVTPNFVEKGVHNFFSNLSEIRTFVNSSLQLKGKKTLVTFNRFAINSTFGVLGFFDLASQAGLKGYKEDFGQTLTYYGVRPGPYLILPLLGPSTLRDASGIGVDTVVQSYADPLRLGDASRNDTEFLVTNSVDSRSNVDFRYYSTGTPFEYEYLRFLYIKIREIQGQN
- a CDS encoding serine/threonine protein kinase, which produces MKKIVFIFILIISMTSYSQNGYNYPFKDPYIATVIGSSNMMTSGVSEEVPRREYMIHINPGQKPPKHLWYQKGFQFSLVKQDHKAPLIFLIAGTGTSYSSWKMKSFERIFYDAGFHVISISSPVNPNFLITASNIKMPGILFNDSHDIYRGMKNIYGEVKDKIDIDEFYLMGYSLGGTQAAYVTMLDDEEKYFNFKRVLMVNPAVNLFESAKILDDMLDTNIPGGRKNVGQFLEKIYRELGKHIKGDNVEINEDTIYDSFKDTYLSQKELAALIGIAFRVTAIDVNYLGDVLNKRGVYVPKGREIGKFESLEPYLEKINFASFNEYLRNIAYPFYAEIYGDLTLEELIAKTDIHEIKDYLIKSEKIAMVTNEDELILTPDNLKFLKETFKGKSIIYPRGGHCGNMYYTTNVENMVRYFQKGVLTDEN